The segment GTTTGTTCATGTCGACCTCCAAATCGGCAGGATTCCCGTTATGGCAACCCTTTGTATTGCCGAACGTTGAGTGCTTTCCATTCGAGGAGTGGTTGCTGCTGGATATTTTTTTGGAGGGTTTCATCGGCAGTTAGAATTGTCGAATCGATTTCGCCCTTATCAAGCAGCAAATCCAGGAATTTTCGCTCAGCATCATTGAAAGGCAATACTGCGGATAATGCCTGCCGGCATTCCGTCACGAGTGTTTTTCCATAATTCCCGGCGTTCTTGGTCCCCTGTATCGCACCGAGGCGGAGCGTAGGAATAAGTTGGCTGGCCAATTCCGCAGCGTCAAAATCCACATCTCCAATCGAAACCGTGCGCCAATCCTTTCGGTTCATCGCGCCGTAAACGACGAAAGCGATCCGGAGCCGTTCAAGGTTGAGGGAGTCCATGCAGAGGATTTGGTTACTGTCGAACAGGTCTCTCGCTTTACGTCGTGATAATAAAGCTGCGAGTTTCCCTGCCGCGAGTTCATGAGTATCGATTACCGGTATATCAGTGGCCTGCCAGGTTCCCAGCGGGTGGGAGTCCATGGTTATGATTGGCCACAAGGGAACGCGATACATGAAATTGATGTCCACTTCGAGTCTGCCGCTCTGCCCAAAGGCACTTTGGTAGCGGAGCGACCACTTTCCTCCTGCATGTTGTTCCGGCATCCGTTTGACCGTATAACCTTCCCGTTTGAAAACCGCCTGGACCGCCTGTTCGATCTTGGGACGCTCTTCAAGCATTGCATCCCGGCTCTCGGCTCCCACGTAATTCAGGTCGATGTCCATCGATAGCCTCGGGATATCGAAGACAAAGAGATTCAAAGCGGTTCCACCCTTGAGAACCAGCTTCCCTCTCAAAAAGGGGTGGCTCTGCAGGGTATCGAGCAATCCCAGCAGGTGTGCGACTTTTTCGAGCACCTCCGGTCTGAA is part of the Pseudomonadota bacterium genome and harbors:
- a CDS encoding nucleotidyl transferase AbiEii/AbiGii toxin family protein; protein product: MRLSAEKLAAEAESTGFRPEVLEKVAHLLGLLDTLQSHPFLRGKLVLKGGTALNLFVFDIPRLSMDIDLNYVGAESRDAMLEERPKIEQAVQAVFKREGYTVKRMPEQHAGGKWSLRYQSAFGQSGRLEVDINFMYRVPLWPIITMDSHPLGTWQATDIPVIDTHELAAGKLAALLSRRKARDLFDSNQILCMDSLNLERLRIAFVVYGAMNRKDWRTVSIGDVDFDAAELASQLIPTLRLGAIQGTKNAGNYGKTLVTECRQALSAVLPFNDAERKFLDLLLDKGEIDSTILTADETLQKNIQQQPLLEWKALNVRQYKGLP